ACTTATGGATGGGGCGCATGGCGACGGTGTTCGGCATAGCCCTCTCCATCATGACGGCGTATATGGCGAGCCGCTTTAACAACATCATGGACATGCTGCAGTTGGTCTTCGCCTTCGTGAACGCGCCTTTGTTTGCCACCTTCCTGCTGGGCATGTTCTGGAAGAGGACGACCGGGCATGGTGCCTTCTTTGGCCTGCTGTCGGGCACGATGGCCGCTGCTGTGCATCATGCCATCACCTTGCCGACGGGAGCGGTTCCTGGGGTGAAGGGAGGATGGCTGGCAGATATCCACACCTATCCCAGCGAGATGGCGCAGAACTTCTGGACCGCGATTTTTGCCTGGACGGTATGCTTTGTTGTCACGATTATCATCAGTTTGATGACCAAGCCACGCGGCGAAGGAGAGCTGACCGGGTTGGTATATTCGCTGACGCCGCGTCCGTCGGAGGAGAATTTGAAATGGTATCAAAGGCCGGCTTTGCTGGCCGTTGGCGTGCTGGTTGCGACGGTGATACTTAATTTTATTTTTTGGTAAAAATTTTCAGTAAGAAGGAATCCAAAGAAAGGTTTCCGCACAATGCGACTGGATATTCGTTTGCCGATCGGCGTGCTGTTTACGTAGTTTGGGATAGTACTGACTTTGTTTGGCGCCTTGAGTAACCAGGCACTCTACGAGCGTTCTTTGGGCATTAACGTCAACCTGATTTGGGGGCTGGTTTTGCTGGCATTCGGGATATTGATGCTCCTGCTCGGCCGGCGGCGCGCCCCGTTGCCACGAGACCTTGAAGAAACCGCCAATTTGCCTCCCCCACCCCCGAAAGAAACAGGACGCGCCACATAGAATTGCACCACGAAGGCGGCCAGTGGTGCTGAGTTATTGATGGGCTATGGGATATTTGGTGGACCTGGTCGGGATCGAACCGACGACCTCTTCCATGCCATGGAAGCGCGCTCCCAGCTGCGCCACAGGCCCACTGTTTAAGGCGGGACAATTATTTATTCTCGCAGTGGATGAGCAGATAGTCAAACGGCGTTATCAGTCGCCGGCTTCCAGTTGCCGGTGCTACTCTTGCAGTTGGAAAGGGTATTTTATATTTTGACTATGTTAACGAGCGACACAAAGTCTGCAAAAGATATTCGTCAAGCAAGTGTTCGGCGGGCAATGGCCTTTGTTCTCTGCACTGTTCTTACTTCACTAAGCTGTGGTATAGAGGTGGCAGCGGCCATATGCAAACCCCAGGATAGCTTCTATATTTTTGCCGCGGTGGTCTTTACAGCGTTGGTAATTCTTTGGATCTTCATAACTTGCCGAGCGATCAAGCGCCTTGCCTCTGACAATCTCTGACCGCTGATCTTTTAAGGTTCTTCTCTGGCAATTTTCTCGGCCGCGAGTTTTCTCTTCAATCCCTCCGGGCCGAATCCGTAGGGACAGTGGCGACAGCCGCTCTCGCAGCAATATCCCCGCCGGCGCAGGAAGTCAGCGGTGAAGACCATGCGCTCATCTTCGAGGTAATAGTCTTTTCCCAAAATAAGATCTGGTTGCGGCGCTGATTGATCTGACGGCATAATGAATTGAACCGCGGAAGACACGGGAAAATGCAGGGTCAATTACCCGATTACACAATTACTAAATTGCTCAATGACCCAATGACTCAATGATTCGATGTTGCAATGGCTCAATTGACTCACGGCTTTATTTCCACCGGCGTTCCGTTCGGCACCAGCTTCCAAATCTCATCAATTTCTTCGTCGGTGACAGCGATGCAACCGTCAGTCCAATCGTGCGCTAGATGAGCGCTGCCCACCCAGCCCATGCCGTTGGGCAATCCATGAATCATGATGGCGCCGCCGGGAGAGACGCCACGCTTGCGCGCCTGGGTCACATCCTGTGCGCTGGGATAAGAGACATGCAACCCTTTATGAAACTGGCTATGCAGGTTGCGGCCGTCAATCGTGTACGTACCCTCCGGGGTCTTGTGGTCGCCTTGCTGGGTTTTGGGGCCGATAGGCTCGCCTCCCAGAGCGACCTTGTAGGTCTTGAAGGGCTTGCCCTCGTGCATCAGCGTGAGCGTGCGCTCGCTCTTGAGGACTACGATGCGGTCGGCCATTATTTGTGGCGGCTGAGTCGTAGTGTGGCGAGCAGCGTAAGAATGAACAGCGACGAGGAGAGCGACAGCAAAAATGCTAAAAGCAGTTCTCCGTTCTCTGTTCATAGTCAGACCCCCAGTCTATCTTCTTATGCCGTTTTAACGATTACCATGCTTTCTGTTCCATCCAGTTCGTTTCCATCTTGTCATCCTGATCGCCGTTCTTTGGCGCGAAGGATCTGGCGTTTTCTTGGCTCCGACGGTACTGCTCTTGATACAGAAAAATAAGCAGGTCTAAATTAGACAATTACCCGATTACGCAATTACAAAATGGCCCAATGACCCGATGATTCAATGACTCAATGCTTCAATCGCCAACGACCCGATGACTCAATGTCTCAATCCTCTCGGGTTCTGCGGCGACGCCATTGCGGAAGCTCACGAACTTTCCGGAGATGGCGGGCACGCGCTCACCGGGCACGATGATGCCAACCAGGTTCAGCGGATCGGCGGCAGA
The sequence above is drawn from the Terriglobales bacterium genome and encodes:
- a CDS encoding L,D-transpeptidase family protein; the protein is MADRIVVLKSERTLTLMHEGKPFKTYKVALGGEPIGPKTQQGDHKTPEGTYTIDGRNLHSQFHKGLHVSYPSAQDVTQARKRGVSPGGAIMIHGLPNGMGWVGSAHLAHDWTDGCIAVTDEEIDEIWKLVPNGTPVEIKP